A portion of the Micromonospora tarapacensis genome contains these proteins:
- a CDS encoding tyrosine-type recombinase/integrase — protein MSGASQAELDAARLLLARMGISAADLVEAPTSRPVAPTFAEYVPVVSAAVSAGTRRAYGSYWKRVVQQWGQRRLDEPTPSEIEQLGEYVKAHVVARRNARGGRSAVEHLVAALRCLYKRAVADGFVAAADDPAAKVAKPRRLPSTRRAVADSRLAEINEVAASTGDDPVLDSLLLRLHTETACRRGGALALRPVDLDPEQCLILLREKGDSVRWQPVSPTLMRHLRRHAAERHVPAVGQLLRYRDGRPITRRRYDHLWVRVGAHLPWVYVQQISTHWLRHTTLTWVERNFGYAVAREYAGHADSGSSAGTTATYVRATLQEVAGALAALTSEPHPLA, from the coding sequence GTGAGTGGTGCGAGTCAGGCGGAGTTGGACGCGGCGCGGTTGTTGCTGGCGCGGATGGGGATTTCGGCGGCGGACCTGGTGGAGGCGCCGACGTCCCGTCCTGTCGCGCCGACGTTCGCGGAGTATGTGCCGGTGGTGTCGGCGGCGGTCAGCGCCGGGACGCGGCGGGCTTATGGTTCGTACTGGAAGCGGGTGGTGCAGCAGTGGGGTCAGCGTCGGCTTGACGAGCCGACGCCCTCGGAGATCGAGCAGCTCGGTGAGTATGTGAAGGCGCATGTGGTGGCGCGGCGGAACGCTCGGGGTGGGCGTAGTGCGGTGGAGCATCTGGTCGCGGCGTTGCGGTGTCTGTACAAGCGGGCGGTGGCGGACGGGTTTGTCGCGGCGGCGGATGATCCGGCGGCGAAGGTGGCCAAGCCGCGTCGCCTGCCGAGTACTCGGCGGGCGGTGGCGGACAGCCGGTTGGCGGAGATCAACGAGGTCGCGGCGAGTACCGGGGATGATCCGGTGTTGGACAGTCTGCTGTTGCGGTTGCATACGGAGACGGCGTGTCGGCGGGGTGGGGCGTTGGCGTTGCGGCCGGTGGATCTGGATCCGGAGCAGTGTCTGATCCTGTTGCGGGAGAAGGGTGACTCGGTGCGGTGGCAGCCGGTGTCGCCGACGTTGATGCGGCATCTGCGACGGCATGCGGCGGAGCGGCATGTCCCGGCGGTCGGGCAGTTGTTGCGGTATCGCGACGGGCGGCCGATCACCCGGCGGCGTTATGATCATCTGTGGGTGCGTGTCGGGGCGCATCTGCCGTGGGTGTATGTGCAGCAGATCAGCACGCACTGGCTGCGGCACACCACGTTGACGTGGGTCGAGCGGAACTTCGGCTACGCGGTGGCCCGCGAGTACGCCGGACACGCCGACAGTGGCAGCAGCGCCGGCACGACCGCGACGTACGTGCGGGCCACGTTGCAGGAGGTCGCGGGGGCGTTGGCGGCATTGACCAGCGAGCCGCACCCGCTCGCGTAG
- the cas3 gene encoding CRISPR-associated helicase Cas3', producing the protein MEGIAVGADQERVDSRIWGKSKGLSTPYPLLWHLIDTAAVAGVLWDRYLAPNQRRIVVEGLATDAGHARSLVMFWAGLHDVGKATPGFQQQNERAFAGLRRDGSYEGCVGDGSLRHDTAGQLALPDLLGALGYSQLGRRVSGRVAYRVAQIVGGHHGRFQQTSGPHGGRLQLGEGRWGEQRSALVRVVHGAVGSPQPPAAVDAAASVLITGLVILADWLASQEHFLVQQMSLSGVPTSMTVASGAARLAALAGPAATLLDEAGLGAPSYRAFGFEDLFPHRPNALQLSIIDELLPVVEGPGLLVVTAATGDGKTEAALVAARRLAEVCGASGFFFALPTMATSDEMYRRVRDFAVRLADGPAAVTLLHSMSWLNAEYGARAVAEVGESGAVVSDDPGRDVVAPEWLRGRKRGLLAPMAVGTVDQALLAVLTTKHNALRLLGLSGKVFILDEAHAYDEYMTALLRRLMSWLGRYGCPVVLLSATLPSSQAAALMRAYEEGAGAVLARMSVPYPGWTFVPATKGHAVTISPAARERVAAGRTMTFQLDVRPVRHLTGVVTEPIDRRAVLKQVLAPVAQGGGCAAVVCNTVNDAQQTYRLIRSWAPTGVDVLLLHSRFPARRREEITKGITGRLGRDGDRSVPVIVVATQVIEQSLDLDFDLLVTDLAPMAQLLQRAGRCQRHRRNRPLWAEQPRVVVLDPRDPSGDEHVRPVVWGDVYARYLLRATHLRLAGIDSIAVPQSVQEHVEAVYVPATIDDPVLSAEYDEYWAGTSVDRGVAELGAVPDPA; encoded by the coding sequence TTGGAGGGCATCGCGGTGGGCGCCGATCAGGAAAGGGTCGATTCCAGGATTTGGGGCAAGTCTAAGGGTCTTTCGACGCCGTACCCGCTGCTCTGGCATCTGATCGACACCGCTGCTGTGGCTGGTGTGCTGTGGGATCGTTACCTTGCTCCGAACCAGCGCAGGATCGTTGTCGAAGGGCTGGCCACCGATGCGGGCCACGCCAGGTCATTGGTCATGTTCTGGGCTGGGTTGCACGACGTGGGTAAGGCGACGCCGGGCTTCCAGCAGCAAAACGAGCGTGCGTTCGCTGGTCTGCGCCGTGATGGTTCGTATGAGGGCTGTGTCGGTGACGGCTCGTTACGGCATGACACCGCTGGTCAGCTGGCCCTGCCGGATCTTCTTGGTGCTCTCGGGTATTCGCAGCTGGGGCGGCGGGTCAGCGGTCGCGTGGCGTATCGCGTGGCTCAGATCGTCGGTGGTCACCATGGGCGCTTCCAACAGACCAGTGGCCCGCACGGCGGTCGTCTCCAACTGGGAGAGGGACGTTGGGGTGAGCAGCGGTCGGCTCTGGTGCGGGTGGTGCACGGTGCGGTGGGTTCGCCGCAGCCCCCTGCAGCGGTGGACGCGGCGGCCAGTGTCCTGATCACGGGGTTGGTGATCTTGGCGGACTGGTTGGCCAGTCAGGAGCACTTTCTGGTTCAACAGATGTCGCTGTCAGGGGTACCGACGTCTATGACGGTGGCGTCCGGCGCAGCGCGTCTCGCTGCCTTGGCCGGGCCAGCCGCGACTCTGCTCGACGAGGCTGGGCTGGGTGCGCCGTCGTATCGTGCCTTCGGCTTCGAGGACTTGTTTCCGCATCGTCCGAACGCTTTGCAGCTGTCGATCATCGATGAGTTGCTGCCGGTGGTGGAGGGTCCGGGGCTGCTGGTGGTGACGGCGGCGACGGGGGACGGTAAGACCGAGGCTGCGCTGGTGGCGGCTCGCCGGTTGGCCGAGGTGTGTGGGGCGAGCGGTTTCTTCTTCGCCTTGCCGACGATGGCGACCTCGGATGAGATGTATCGCCGGGTGCGGGACTTCGCCGTCAGGCTTGCCGATGGTCCGGCGGCGGTGACGTTGCTGCACAGTATGTCGTGGTTGAACGCCGAGTACGGAGCACGGGCGGTTGCCGAGGTTGGTGAGTCGGGTGCGGTGGTGTCCGACGATCCCGGACGCGATGTGGTGGCGCCGGAGTGGTTGCGCGGTCGTAAGCGCGGCCTGTTGGCTCCGATGGCGGTGGGCACCGTCGACCAGGCCCTGCTTGCCGTGTTGACCACCAAGCACAACGCGTTGCGTCTGCTCGGCTTGTCCGGCAAGGTGTTCATCCTCGATGAGGCGCACGCCTACGACGAGTACATGACCGCCCTGTTGAGGCGGTTGATGAGCTGGCTGGGGCGGTACGGATGCCCCGTCGTACTGCTGTCGGCGACGTTGCCGTCGTCGCAGGCGGCGGCTCTCATGCGGGCGTACGAAGAAGGTGCCGGCGCGGTGCTGGCGCGGATGTCCGTACCGTATCCGGGTTGGACGTTCGTGCCCGCCACGAAGGGTCATGCGGTCACGATCTCGCCAGCGGCCCGGGAGCGGGTCGCGGCCGGCCGGACGATGACCTTTCAGCTCGACGTACGCCCGGTCCGTCACCTCACGGGAGTGGTGACCGAACCGATTGATCGCCGTGCTGTTCTCAAGCAGGTGTTGGCGCCGGTGGCGCAGGGCGGTGGTTGTGCCGCCGTGGTCTGCAACACGGTCAACGACGCCCAGCAGACCTATCGCCTGATCCGTTCGTGGGCGCCCACCGGCGTCGACGTGTTGCTGCTGCATTCCCGCTTCCCGGCACGCCGGCGGGAGGAGATCACGAAGGGCATCACCGGCAGGCTGGGCAGGGACGGAGACCGGTCGGTTCCGGTGATTGTGGTCGCTACCCAGGTGATCGAGCAGTCGCTCGATCTGGATTTTGATCTGCTGGTGACCGACCTGGCGCCGATGGCTCAGCTGCTGCAGCGGGCGGGCCGGTGTCAGCGTCACCGCCGCAATCGACCGTTGTGGGCGGAGCAGCCGCGGGTGGTGGTGCTCGACCCGCGGGACCCGTCCGGTGACGAGCATGTCCGGCCCGTCGTCTGGGGTGACGTGTACGCACGGTATCTGCTGCGGGCCACGCACCTGCGCCTGGCGGGAATCGACAGCATCGCCGTCCCGCAGTCCGTGCAGGAGCACGTGGAGGCGGTGTACGTTCCCGCGACGATAGACGACCCGGTGCTCAGCGCGGAGTACGACGAGTACTGGGCCGGGACATCGGTTGATCGTGGCGTCGCCGAGCTGGGTGCCGTGCCCGATCCGGCCTAG
- a CDS encoding AMP-binding protein, with translation MCTPFLLTTSGSAGVPKVVPVSGRAIHRFAEWAGGRFGIGPGTRVLSYAPLNFDLSLLDVWTTLHRGGCVVPVARNDATDGRRLLNLLARERPEIVQAVPMFYQLLVAAGPRSPLPSVRHTLYSGDAAPARLLAELPRLLPEAAISSVYGCTEINDAFVYQIPPGRPAPDPVPLGEPVPGVEWLLADDDGRPVDGPGSGELWVRTPFQTSGYLDAARTSERFAVPLAGVPHEPFFRTGDVVRRCADGALHLQGRIDFHVKVRGVQVNLQAVERVLLECPGVAEAVVVALDDPVAGKRLHAVVRIADGTRAGEMALRRHCAGQLARTSVPSRFHLVTTPLPRTGSGKPDRIATASVHLGATP, from the coding sequence TTGTGTACCCCCTTCCTGCTGACGACCTCGGGGTCCGCGGGCGTACCGAAGGTGGTGCCGGTCTCCGGCCGTGCGATCCACCGGTTCGCCGAATGGGCGGGTGGACGCTTCGGGATCGGGCCCGGCACCCGGGTGCTCAGCTACGCGCCGCTCAACTTCGACCTCAGCCTGCTCGACGTATGGACGACGCTGCACCGCGGCGGCTGTGTCGTGCCCGTCGCCCGGAACGACGCCACCGACGGAAGGCGGCTGCTTAACCTGCTCGCCCGGGAACGGCCCGAGATAGTCCAGGCCGTGCCGATGTTCTACCAGCTCCTCGTCGCCGCCGGGCCGCGGTCGCCGCTGCCGTCGGTGCGGCACACGCTCTACAGCGGCGATGCGGCACCGGCCCGGCTCCTCGCCGAACTGCCCCGTCTCCTGCCGGAGGCCGCGATCAGCAGCGTGTACGGCTGTACCGAGATCAACGATGCCTTCGTGTACCAGATACCTCCCGGCCGGCCGGCACCGGATCCGGTGCCACTGGGCGAACCGGTGCCCGGCGTCGAATGGCTGCTGGCCGACGACGACGGAAGGCCCGTCGACGGCCCTGGATCCGGTGAGCTGTGGGTGCGTACCCCCTTCCAGACCAGCGGCTACCTGGACGCCGCGCGTACCTCCGAGCGGTTCGCGGTCCCGTTGGCCGGCGTTCCCCACGAGCCGTTCTTCCGCACCGGCGACGTGGTCCGGCGCTGCGCCGACGGCGCGCTGCATCTGCAGGGCCGGATCGACTTCCACGTCAAGGTGCGGGGCGTCCAGGTGAACCTGCAGGCGGTGGAGCGGGTCCTGCTGGAGTGTCCGGGGGTAGCCGAGGCGGTGGTCGTCGCCCTCGACGACCCGGTGGCGGGCAAGCGCCTGCACGCCGTGGTACGCATCGCCGACGGCACCCGGGCCGGTGAGATGGCGCTGCGGCGGCACTGCGCTGGCCAGCTCGCCCGTACCTCGGTCCCGAGCAGGTTCCACCTGGTCACTACACCTCTGCCACGCACCGGCAGCGGCAAGCCGGACCGGATCGCCACCGCCAGCGTCCATCTCGGAGCGACGCCGTGA
- a CDS encoding phosphopantetheine-binding protein, producing the protein MSRHDEIRAFLLAEFLPGVPATELSFDEDLVATGILDSLGVYVVVAWLGDRWSVPLAEDALDLADFRSVNTIERFVAARLAAD; encoded by the coding sequence GTGAGCCGACACGACGAGATCCGCGCCTTCCTGCTGGCCGAGTTCTTGCCCGGCGTGCCGGCCACCGAACTCTCCTTCGACGAAGACCTGGTGGCAACCGGAATCCTGGACAGCCTGGGCGTCTACGTCGTGGTGGCCTGGCTGGGTGACCGATGGTCCGTCCCACTGGCCGAGGACGCTCTCGATCTGGCCGACTTTCGCTCGGTAAACACGATCGAGCGGTTCGTCGCGGCACGACTGGCGGCCGACTGA
- a CDS encoding metallophosphoesterase, producing MIEKEPVVPVHLLQLSDIHLTADHRPVHGRDPWERLRTVLDVVRSEGTRPDVVVLTGDLTDDGSYAGCRNLANALAPLGHPILAVPGNHDDPCAVREVFGPDILEVGEWRIVGIDTSRPGQIHGTADVATEMSRLDRYDQRPTLLAMHHPPVSPVSHRWFQLEGAAELVMALAQRPYVRAILSGHLHHPFDSEASGIEVLGCPSSLIAFRHAVDSIVVGGARTTGARWCTLQDDGGVTSRLVQA from the coding sequence GTGATCGAGAAGGAGCCCGTTGTGCCCGTTCACCTCTTGCAGCTCAGCGACATCCATCTCACCGCAGACCACCGGCCGGTGCACGGTCGCGATCCATGGGAGCGGCTGCGTACTGTGCTGGACGTGGTTCGGAGTGAGGGAACGCGCCCCGACGTCGTCGTTCTCACCGGCGACCTCACGGACGACGGAAGTTACGCTGGCTGCCGCAACCTGGCCAATGCGTTGGCGCCGCTCGGCCATCCGATTCTGGCCGTGCCCGGCAACCACGACGATCCGTGCGCCGTCCGCGAGGTTTTTGGCCCCGACATTCTGGAGGTTGGTGAGTGGCGGATCGTCGGCATCGACACCTCGCGCCCCGGGCAGATCCACGGCACGGCCGATGTCGCCACCGAGATGTCCCGGCTGGACCGGTACGACCAACGCCCGACCTTGCTAGCCATGCACCATCCGCCGGTCTCCCCCGTGTCTCATCGTTGGTTTCAGCTAGAGGGTGCGGCTGAATTGGTTATGGCCTTGGCTCAGCGTCCCTACGTTAGAGCGATTCTCTCGGGGCACCTCCACCACCCATTCGACTCTGAGGCGAGCGGCATAGAGGTGCTGGGCTGTCCATCCTCGTTGATCGCATTCCGGCACGCCGTCGATTCAATAGTGGTCGGCGGAGCGCGCACGACCGGTGCACGGTGGTGCACACTGCAAGACGACGGCGGGGTGACATCGAGACTGGTCCAGGCCTGA
- a CDS encoding helix-turn-helix domain-containing protein, which translates to MNATGEFGPELRRRRSEQGISLRDLAVQVHCNAGYLSRVERGLRQPSAIIARMCDRAVSADGALLALMTQPVPMGAAHARPELPEPRPATFLVRSFERVASGATVLTDDHQNTVNEARSLFQVLRAQGHVSAPRALLPALARPGHCCRRWQFSSACSAPPRRRPAARSGTGWCCWPRTMPSTPVG; encoded by the coding sequence ATGAACGCCACCGGGGAGTTCGGTCCTGAGCTGCGGCGACGCAGGTCGGAGCAGGGCATTTCGCTACGTGATCTGGCAGTTCAGGTGCATTGCAACGCGGGCTACCTGAGCCGGGTGGAGCGTGGTTTGCGGCAGCCGTCGGCAATCATCGCGCGCATGTGCGATCGAGCGGTCTCGGCCGACGGCGCCCTGTTGGCCCTGATGACGCAGCCCGTGCCGATGGGTGCGGCGCATGCTCGTCCCGAACTGCCGGAGCCACGACCGGCGACGTTCCTGGTGCGATCGTTCGAACGCGTCGCTTCGGGCGCCACAGTGCTCACTGATGATCATCAGAACACTGTGAACGAGGCACGGTCACTCTTTCAGGTACTCCGGGCTCAGGGCCACGTCAGTGCGCCCAGGGCACTGTTGCCGGCGCTGGCGCGCCCAGGGCACTGTTGCCGGCGCTGGCAATTCAGTTCGGCATGCTCCGCGCCGCCGCGGCGCAGGCCGGCGGCGCGGAGTGGGACCGGCTGGTGTTGCTGGCCGCGCACTATGCCGAGTACGCCGGTTGGATGA
- a CDS encoding IS5 family transposase (programmed frameshift), protein MSDVEKYCPESLWRLAEPLLPEHPKRHQGGGGRRVDDRVALAAIVYVLGTGCAWDGLPESFPISRATAHRRFTEWVVVGVMEALHQAMLDVLGAAGQIDWCRASVDAMHVRAVKGNLTGPSPVDRGKPGSKIHAMSDRGGLPLTVEVSAANVNDHIVLADVIDGVRPVCQPVGRPRKRPGKLHGDKGYDYLSCRKIPARRGITARIARKDVESSTRLGRHRYVVERCLERVTRFRRLARRYERKASHDTGFLRLACALICYRRANRLNLLNSNNPK, encoded by the exons GTGAGTGACGTTGAGAAGTACTGCCCGGAGTCGTTGTGGCGTCTCGCGGAGCCGCTGTTGCCGGAGCATCCGAAACGGCATCAGGGCGGTGGTGGGCGGCGTGTCGACGATCGGGTCGCTCTCGCGGCGATCGTGTACGTCCTGGGGACCGGTTGTGCATGGGACGGGCTACCAGAGTCGTTTCCGATATCCCGGGCGACGGCGCATCGCCGGTTCACCGAGTGGGTGGTCGTGGGAGTGATGGAGGCGTTGCACCAAGCGATGTTGGACGTGCTGGGCGCGGCCGGGCAGATCGACTGGTGCCGGGCGAGTGTGGACGCGATGCATGTGCGGGCGGTCAAA GGGAATCTGACCGGGCCGAGCCCGGTAGACCGGGGCAAGCCCGGCTCCAAGATCCACGCCATGAGTGACCGTGGCGGGTTGCCGCTGACCGTGGAGGTGTCCGCGGCCAACGTCAACGATCACATCGTTCTGGCAGATGTCATCGATGGTGTCCGGCCGGTGTGTCAGCCGGTCGGTCGGCCCCGCAAACGTCCCGGGAAACTGCATGGTGACAAGGGGTACGACTACCTTTCCTGCCGCAAGATCCCGGCCCGGCGCGGTATCACCGCCCGGATCGCACGTAAGGACGTCGAGTCATCGACACGCCTCGGCCGGCATCGCTACGTTGTTGAACGCTGCCTGGAGCGGGTCACCCGGTTCCGTCGGCTAGCCCGCCGCTACGAACGCAAGGCCTCCCACGACACCGGATTCCTGCGCCTGGCCTGCGCTCTGATCTGTTACCGGCGAGCCAACCGGCTCAACCTGTTGAACAGCAACAACCCCAAATGA
- a CDS encoding toll/interleukin-1 receptor domain-containing protein: MSEIFINYRSDDDSYAAPLLDNHLRTVFGDENVFKDSRSIEAGTDFPPRLWSALMGSRVLLVLIGKRWLALTDASSRRRIDHPDDYVRREIEAALLAGIRVIPVLLDGAKLPRVDDLPVTVRGLTNRQAMHLRQRESEIDLPAIVNELSKWVCPIKGTTVGAHDQAAPSATRGNFGSDGVYFERGGTYIKDLHGNADVVSGDKNVYGGMP, translated from the coding sequence TTGTCCGAAATTTTCATCAATTACCGGTCGGACGACGACAGTTATGCGGCTCCTCTTCTCGACAACCATCTGCGTACCGTCTTCGGCGACGAGAACGTATTCAAGGACAGCCGGTCGATCGAAGCGGGCACCGACTTCCCGCCAAGACTCTGGTCGGCGCTCATGGGCAGCAGGGTGCTGCTTGTGTTGATCGGCAAGCGCTGGTTGGCACTGACGGACGCGAGCTCGCGACGGCGGATCGACCACCCTGACGACTACGTGCGCCGGGAGATCGAAGCCGCACTGCTCGCCGGGATCCGGGTCATCCCGGTGCTGCTCGACGGTGCGAAGCTTCCCCGGGTGGACGACCTGCCGGTGACGGTGCGCGGCCTGACCAACCGGCAAGCCATGCACCTGCGGCAGCGCGAGTCCGAGATCGACCTGCCCGCGATCGTCAACGAGCTGTCGAAATGGGTTTGCCCGATCAAGGGCACGACGGTAGGGGCGCATGACCAGGCTGCACCGTCGGCGACGCGGGGCAACTTCGGGTCGGACGGCGTCTATTTCGAGCGCGGCGGCACCTACATCAAGGACCTGCACGGAAATGCCGACGTCGTGAGCGGGGACAAGAACGTCTACGGCGGTATGCCGTGA